From Rhodanobacteraceae bacterium, the proteins below share one genomic window:
- a CDS encoding Phytoene desaturase gives MSATRRHFVVLGAGPMGLMAAMELLKAGQEVDLYERDDRIGGMSASFDFDGLQIERYYHYLCKTDYAFFRLLDELGLAHTLRWVDTHMGYFYGGKLQDWGNPVALLKFRGLGLVGKFRYGLHALRAKSVKDWRPYDKLLAAQWVRKWVGERTYEVLWKSLFELKLYEYADKISAAWIGARIQRMGNSRRSLMHESLGYIEGGSATLLAAMERFITGRGGRIHLKSGIDRVVVRDGRVAGIVVNGAELHCDAVISTAPIQYVPRLVPDLPREFAARIEAIRNIPVACVILKLAQPLSRNFWTNINDPGMGIPGLIEYSNLNPAGGKNIVYAPFYMPKTHPKWPRPNAEFIEETIGYLGKINPAFRREWVLASHCHRYDFAQTICPPGFYDALPPMRTPVAGLFMADTAYYYPEDRSINESVNVARILVATALT, from the coding sequence ATGAGCGCAACACGCAGACACTTCGTCGTACTCGGCGCCGGCCCGATGGGGCTGATGGCGGCGATGGAATTGCTGAAGGCCGGCCAGGAAGTCGATCTCTACGAACGCGACGACCGCATCGGCGGCATGTCGGCAAGCTTCGATTTCGACGGGCTGCAGATCGAACGCTATTACCACTACCTGTGCAAGACCGATTACGCCTTTTTCCGCCTGCTCGACGAGTTGGGGTTGGCCCACACGCTGCGCTGGGTCGACACCCACATGGGTTATTTCTACGGCGGGAAGCTGCAGGACTGGGGCAATCCGGTTGCGCTGCTGAAGTTTCGCGGCCTCGGCCTCGTCGGCAAGTTCCGCTACGGGCTGCACGCGCTGCGCGCGAAATCCGTGAAGGACTGGCGGCCCTACGACAAGCTGCTGGCCGCGCAATGGGTGCGCAAATGGGTGGGCGAACGCACCTACGAGGTGCTGTGGAAGAGCCTGTTCGAGCTGAAGCTGTACGAATACGCGGACAAGATTTCCGCCGCGTGGATTGGCGCGCGCATCCAGCGCATGGGCAATTCGCGGCGCAGCCTGATGCACGAAAGCCTGGGCTACATCGAAGGCGGCTCGGCCACGCTGCTGGCTGCGATGGAACGTTTCATCACCGGCCGGGGCGGGCGTATCCATCTCAAGTCCGGCATCGATCGCGTGGTGGTGCGCGACGGGCGCGTCGCCGGTATCGTCGTGAATGGTGCGGAGTTGCACTGCGATGCGGTGATCTCGACCGCACCGATCCAATACGTGCCCAGACTGGTCCCGGATCTTCCGCGCGAATTCGCGGCGCGGATCGAGGCGATCAGGAACATTCCCGTGGCATGCGTGATCCTGAAACTCGCGCAGCCACTCAGCCGCAACTTCTGGACCAACATCAACGATCCCGGCATGGGCATTCCGGGCCTCATCGAATACTCGAACCTCAATCCGGCCGGCGGGAAGAACATCGTGTACGCGCCGTTCTACATGCCGAAGACGCACCCGAAGTGGCCGCGGCCGAATGCGGAGTTCATCGAAGAGACCATCGGCTATCTCGGCAAGATCAACCCGGCGTTCCGGCGCGAATGGGTGCTGGCGAGCCACTGCCACCGCTACGATTTCGCCCAGACCATCTGCCCGCCCGGCTTTTACGACGCGCTGCCGCCGATGCGCACGCCGGTCGCGGGCCTGTTCATGGCGGACACCGCGTACTACTACCCCGAAGACCGTTCGATCAACGAGAGCGTGAACGTGGCCCGCATACTCGTTGCAACTGCGCTGACATGA
- a CDS encoding O-antigen export system permease protein RfbD: MVALTAPRRSAPFRLLARPLALVWRQRVLLRRMTWREISSRYRESALGTVWAVINPLLMLSIYTFVFGFMLKTRWPGQGDNKLLFAITLFAGLIVNALFAEAVNRSTTVITENANYVKKVVFPLEMLPLVVLGSALFHATVSFGILVIANALVGTGLHWTLLLLPLVVAPVLLATAGAGWVLAALGVFLRDASQIVAFLTACLMFLSPIFYPLTSFPAGMRHWLFLNPLTLPVVQVRQVVIEGAVPVWRDLGISYAVGLVVAAIGLWLFERTRQGFADVV, from the coding sequence ATGGTTGCGCTGACCGCTCCGCGGCGCTCGGCACCGTTCCGCCTGCTGGCGCGGCCACTCGCCTTGGTGTGGCGGCAGCGCGTGCTGTTGCGTCGCATGACGTGGCGCGAGATTTCCTCGCGTTATCGCGAATCCGCGCTCGGCACCGTCTGGGCGGTGATCAATCCGCTGCTGATGCTGTCGATCTACACGTTCGTGTTCGGCTTCATGTTGAAGACACGCTGGCCCGGGCAAGGCGACAACAAACTGTTGTTCGCGATCACGCTGTTCGCCGGCCTGATCGTCAACGCGCTGTTCGCCGAGGCGGTGAACCGCAGCACCACCGTCATCACCGAGAACGCCAACTACGTCAAGAAGGTCGTGTTCCCGCTGGAGATGCTGCCGCTGGTGGTGCTGGGCAGCGCACTGTTCCACGCCACGGTCAGTTTCGGCATCCTGGTCATCGCCAACGCGCTCGTGGGTACCGGACTGCACTGGACGCTGCTGCTGCTTCCGCTGGTCGTCGCGCCCGTGCTGCTGGCCACGGCCGGTGCCGGATGGGTCTTGGCCGCGCTGGGTGTATTCCTGCGCGACGCCAGCCAGATCGTCGCGTTCCTCACCGCGTGCCTGATGTTCCTCAGCCCGATCTTCTATCCGTTGACATCGTTTCCCGCCGGCATGCGCCATTGGCTGTTCCTCAATCCGCTCACGCTGCCGGTGGTGCAGGTGCGCCAGGTGGTGATCGAAGGAGCGGTACCGGTGTGGCGTGACCTCGGCATTTCCTACGCGGTCGGCCTGGTGGTTGCGGCTATCGGGCTGTGGCTGTTCGAACGCACGCGGCAGGGATTCGCCGATGTCGTCTGA
- a CDS encoding Teichoic acid export ATP-binding protein TagH, with protein MSSEAIITAASLGKCYQIYPSPAERLKQMIYPRLMRAAGRQASPRFREFWALRGIDFEIKRGETVGILGRNGSGKTTLLQLLCGTLPPSEGVCAVNGRVAALLELGAGFKPEFTGRENVLINSAIIGIPEAQARARMDEVIAFSELADVIDRPVKTYSSGMYVRLAFSAAIHVDPDILVVDEALAVGDARFQAKCFRRINELKERGVTILFVSHATEQVAMHCTRALLLDHGRLVEDGHPREVSNHYLDLLFGQRGKERAQVTARNAEAARNALTMEAGLDAEEDLAAAHALPEVSAFIHDQDGAAFASRTSYHGGEYRWGNGRAEIVDCLLVGGTRVDPANLFCDEEAELFVRVRFHDAVATPVFGFFIKNIEGLMLSGCNSRDASKGFGSRYRPVARGEIVVCCFRFRPRFESGNYLLSVGIAEDHGGELDPLDRRYDSILIKIENPGPSFGMVDTDAHCELIQVAEFA; from the coding sequence ATGTCGTCTGAAGCCATCATCACGGCCGCGTCGCTGGGCAAGTGTTACCAGATCTACCCGAGTCCCGCGGAACGCCTGAAGCAGATGATCTATCCACGCCTGATGCGGGCCGCCGGTCGGCAGGCATCGCCGCGCTTCAGGGAATTCTGGGCGCTGCGTGGCATCGACTTCGAAATCAAGCGCGGCGAGACGGTCGGCATCCTCGGACGCAACGGATCGGGCAAGACCACGTTGCTGCAATTGTTGTGCGGCACCCTGCCGCCCAGTGAAGGCGTCTGCGCCGTGAATGGCCGCGTCGCCGCGTTGCTGGAACTCGGCGCGGGTTTCAAGCCGGAATTCACCGGGCGCGAGAACGTGTTGATCAACAGCGCCATCATCGGCATCCCCGAAGCGCAGGCGCGCGCGCGCATGGACGAGGTGATCGCGTTCTCCGAATTGGCCGACGTGATCGACCGGCCGGTCAAGACCTACTCCAGCGGCATGTACGTGCGGCTCGCGTTCTCCGCCGCGATCCATGTCGATCCGGACATTCTGGTCGTCGACGAGGCGCTCGCGGTGGGCGACGCGCGTTTCCAGGCGAAGTGCTTCCGGCGCATCAACGAGCTGAAGGAAAGGGGCGTTACCATCCTGTTCGTCAGCCATGCGACGGAACAGGTGGCCATGCACTGCACGCGCGCGCTGCTGCTGGATCACGGGCGCCTGGTCGAGGATGGGCATCCGCGCGAAGTCAGCAACCATTATCTCGACCTGCTGTTCGGGCAACGCGGCAAGGAGCGCGCGCAGGTCACCGCCCGCAACGCCGAAGCCGCGCGCAACGCCCTGACGATGGAAGCCGGGCTGGATGCGGAGGAGGATCTGGCGGCGGCGCATGCACTGCCGGAAGTGTCGGCTTTCATCCATGATCAGGACGGGGCTGCGTTCGCGTCGCGCACCAGTTACCACGGTGGCGAATACCGCTGGGGCAACGGCCGCGCGGAAATCGTGGATTGCCTGCTGGTCGGCGGCACGCGCGTGGACCCGGCCAACCTGTTTTGCGACGAGGAAGCCGAACTGTTCGTGCGCGTACGCTTCCATGATGCCGTCGCGACCCCCGTGTTCGGGTTCTTCATCAAGAACATCGAGGGGCTGATGTTGAGCGGGTGCAATTCCCGTGATGCCAGCAAGGGATTCGGTTCCCGCTATCGCCCGGTTGCCCGCGGGGAAATCGTGGTCTGCTGCTTCCGGTTCCGGCCGCGGTTCGAGTCCGGCAACTACCTGTTGTCGGTCGGTATCGCGGAGGATCACGGCGGTGAACTCGATCCGCTGGACCGGCGCTACGATTCGATCCTGATCAAGATCGAAAATCCCGGCCCGTCCTTCGGCATGGTCGACACCGATGCCCATTGCGAGTTGATCCAGGTGGCGGAGTTCGCCTGA
- a CDS encoding Putative transmembrane oxidoreductase protein: MIDKNARLVVTGAAGLVGQNLVVELLARGYANITAIDKHAYNLGVLRHLHPGVRTVLADLAEPGDWIGELAGAACVIQLHAQITGKHAEPFIRNNIDATRRVLEAMRVHAVPYLVHVSSSVVVSVADDDYTRTKKEQEKLVAGSGIRHCVLRPTLMFGWFDPKHLGWLSRFMEKTPVFPIPGDGKYMRQPLYERDFCRCIVACLEREPDGAVFDIVGDTRIDYVDIIRTIKRVKGLHTMVVHIPYGLFHFLLRLYALFSRKPPFTADQLEALTAGDDFRGVDTAAAFGVTQTPFEDAIRESYCDPRYGRIVLKR, translated from the coding sequence ATGATCGACAAGAACGCCAGACTCGTGGTGACCGGCGCGGCCGGCCTGGTGGGCCAGAACCTCGTGGTGGAGTTGCTGGCCCGCGGGTACGCCAACATCACGGCGATCGACAAGCATGCGTACAACCTCGGCGTCCTGCGCCACTTGCATCCCGGCGTACGCACCGTGCTCGCCGACCTCGCCGAACCAGGCGACTGGATCGGCGAACTCGCCGGTGCCGCGTGCGTGATCCAGTTGCATGCCCAGATCACCGGCAAGCATGCCGAACCCTTCATCCGCAACAACATTGACGCCACCCGGCGCGTGCTCGAGGCGATGCGGGTCCACGCGGTGCCTTATCTGGTGCACGTCAGCTCCTCGGTGGTCGTATCGGTTGCCGACGACGACTACACGCGCACCAAAAAGGAGCAGGAAAAACTGGTTGCAGGGAGTGGCATCCGGCATTGCGTGCTGCGCCCCACCCTGATGTTCGGCTGGTTCGATCCCAAGCATCTGGGCTGGCTGTCGCGGTTCATGGAGAAGACGCCGGTGTTCCCGATTCCCGGTGACGGCAAGTACATGCGGCAACCGCTTTACGAACGCGACTTCTGCCGTTGCATCGTGGCCTGCCTCGAACGCGAGCCGGACGGCGCCGTGTTCGACATCGTCGGCGACACCCGCATCGATTACGTGGACATCATCCGGACGATCAAGCGCGTGAAGGGCTTGCACACCATGGTCGTGCACATCCCCTATGGCTTGTTCCACTTCCTGTTGAGGCTGTACGCGCTGTTCAGCCGCAAGCCGCCCTTCACCGCCGACCAACTGGAAGCGCTCACCGCCGGCGACGATTTCCGCGGCGTGGATACGGCCGCGGCGTTCGGCGTGACGCAAACCCCCTTCGAGGACGCGATACGCGAGAGCTATTGTGATCCGCGCTACGGCAGGATCGTGCTGAAGCGTTGA
- a CDS encoding Cystathionine gamma-lyase gives MNSETLHLATRAIHAGQSPDPSTGAIMTPIYQTSTYVQASPGKHQGFEYSRTQNPTRFAWERCIADLEGGVAGFAFASGMATTATVLELLDSGSHVIAMDDLYGGSYRLFERVRKRSAGLDFSFIDLNDAAALNAALRPNTRMIWAETPTNPMLKLVDLKKIAAFAKKHGLLLVVDNTFCSPMVQRPLEYGADIVVHSATKYLNGHSDMVGGIAVVATKELADRMAFLQNSVGAVAGPFDAFLALRGVKTLALRMRAHCAGALELAKWLEKHPAVERVIYPGLKSHPQHALARRQMDGGGGIVTIEVKGGLKKARRMLERCHLFALAESLGGVESLIEHPAIMTHASVPPANRKRLGISDGLIRLSVGVEDVRDLRAELAAALA, from the coding sequence ATGAATTCCGAAACATTGCACCTCGCGACCCGCGCCATCCACGCCGGCCAATCGCCCGATCCGTCGACCGGCGCGATCATGACGCCGATCTACCAGACGTCGACCTACGTGCAGGCCAGCCCCGGCAAGCACCAGGGTTTCGAGTATTCGCGCACGCAGAATCCCACGCGGTTCGCATGGGAACGCTGCATCGCCGATCTGGAAGGCGGTGTCGCCGGGTTCGCGTTCGCCTCCGGCATGGCCACGACTGCGACGGTGCTGGAACTGCTCGACTCCGGCAGCCACGTGATCGCGATGGACGATCTGTACGGCGGCAGCTATCGCCTGTTCGAACGCGTGCGCAAGCGCAGCGCCGGGCTGGATTTCAGCTTCATCGACTTGAACGACGCGGCCGCGTTGAACGCCGCGTTGAGGCCCAACACGCGGATGATCTGGGCCGAGACGCCGACCAATCCCATGCTGAAGCTGGTCGACCTGAAAAAAATCGCGGCGTTCGCGAAAAAACATGGCCTGCTGCTCGTGGTGGACAACACCTTCTGCTCGCCGATGGTGCAGCGTCCGCTCGAATACGGCGCCGACATCGTGGTGCATTCGGCGACGAAGTATTTGAACGGCCACTCCGACATGGTCGGCGGCATTGCCGTCGTGGCCACGAAGGAACTCGCCGATCGCATGGCGTTCCTGCAGAACTCGGTGGGGGCGGTCGCGGGGCCGTTCGATGCGTTCCTCGCGTTGCGCGGCGTGAAGACCTTGGCGCTGCGCATGCGGGCGCATTGCGCCGGCGCGCTGGAACTCGCGAAGTGGCTGGAAAAACACCCGGCGGTCGAGCGCGTGATCTATCCGGGGTTGAAGTCGCATCCGCAGCACGCGCTGGCGCGCCGGCAGATGGACGGCGGTGGCGGCATCGTCACGATCGAAGTGAAAGGCGGCTTGAAGAAGGCGCGCCGGATGCTGGAACGCTGCCACCTGTTCGCACTGGCGGAATCACTCGGCGGCGTCGAAAGCCTGATCGAACATCCGGCGATCATGACTCATGCCTCGGTGCCGCCCGCCAATCGCAAGCGGCTCGGCATCAGCGATGGCTTGATCCGGCTGTCGGTGGGTGTCGAGGACGTACGCGACCTCCGCGCGGAACTCGCCGCTGCGCTGGCCTAG
- a CDS encoding Glycosyltransferase, whose translation MTDPVFFTIVSRNYLAYALTLMQSIARQYPDAQRYLCLADTRADDPALDSDLFETVTIDQLALPHFQAFVFRYDIMELNTAVKPYMFAWLRARHPQAGLVYLDPDILVLRRLDKVQQAFESGALAVLTPHLNAPIDDDGYPDELTVMRSGVYNCGFVAINAAHPRADALIRWWSGKLEFGCYVDIAAGLFTDQKWVDLVPGMFPDVTILRDDGYNLAYWNLAQRPVAETPDGGFTAGGVPLVFAHFSGVVLSDPKRFSKHQNRFDADNIGGLRPLYDQYLALLRENDHRRHARKPYAYGAFADGEPIAPVLRRVYRRLFDVSRDQSVHDPLRMDRELFNQPCAELPHDDDLPISRVMYEMWQWRTDLQNVFNLHHREGREGFVRWYLAAAAAETGIAPRYVEPVRRAFVDAENRKRQAARAEAHKEQASGEPAPPAEPALPEGLRYRAGQVVLRLLNWGNRKARLRSWYVRLPFGWRMALRRQAYAYCGVAAPPMLPQQAPRVRRERARVSARTTHGVNLVGYALGEFGIAENVRSYARALEQAGYPFVIRNFDVGVASRQEDHSMERHFVDAMRHDTSVFFINADQMQVARDALGGAAFAGRHNIGYWVWELEKFPDAWHDAFDLVDEVWAPTDYVRRAIAACTSKPVLRMPKAIEFDPPAGMDRAHFGLDAGAFTFLYSYDFNSFASRKNPEAAIAAFRQAFADGTPDVRLLVKSTNGARFPERLRALAASIADDPRIEVRDGFIAREEMFGLQNAVDCYVSLHRAEGFGLGMAECMYLGKPVIATGYSGNLDFMNRDNSLLVDYRMVPLREGEYPFWQGQQWADPDVAHAAKLMRQVHDDREFAHRIGATAAASLRHSNSRTVCAGAMLRRLHLLDQQSTAA comes from the coding sequence ATGACCGATCCCGTCTTTTTCACCATCGTCTCGCGCAACTACCTGGCGTATGCGCTGACGCTGATGCAATCGATCGCGCGGCAATATCCGGACGCGCAGCGCTACCTTTGCCTCGCGGATACGCGTGCGGACGATCCCGCGCTGGACAGCGACCTCTTCGAAACGGTCACCATCGACCAGTTGGCGCTGCCGCATTTCCAGGCGTTCGTGTTCCGCTACGACATCATGGAACTGAACACCGCCGTCAAGCCGTACATGTTCGCGTGGCTGCGCGCACGCCACCCGCAGGCCGGCCTTGTCTATCTCGATCCCGACATCCTGGTGCTGCGCCGACTCGACAAGGTGCAGCAGGCCTTCGAAAGCGGCGCCCTGGCCGTGCTGACGCCGCACCTCAATGCGCCGATCGACGACGACGGCTATCCCGACGAGCTGACGGTGATGCGCAGCGGCGTCTACAACTGCGGCTTCGTGGCCATCAATGCCGCGCATCCGCGCGCGGATGCGTTGATCCGGTGGTGGTCGGGCAAGCTCGAATTCGGCTGCTACGTCGACATCGCGGCCGGCCTGTTCACCGACCAGAAATGGGTGGACCTGGTGCCCGGCATGTTCCCGGATGTCACGATCCTGCGCGACGACGGCTACAACCTCGCCTACTGGAACCTCGCACAGCGGCCGGTGGCGGAAACCCCGGACGGAGGTTTCACGGCTGGCGGCGTGCCGCTGGTGTTCGCGCATTTTTCGGGCGTGGTGCTGTCGGACCCGAAACGGTTTTCGAAACACCAGAACCGCTTCGACGCGGACAACATCGGCGGCCTGCGCCCGCTCTACGACCAGTACCTCGCGTTGCTGCGCGAGAACGACCATCGCCGGCATGCACGCAAGCCCTACGCGTACGGCGCCTTCGCCGACGGCGAGCCGATCGCGCCCGTCCTGCGGCGCGTCTACCGGCGCTTGTTCGATGTATCCCGCGACCAGTCCGTGCACGATCCGTTGCGCATGGATCGCGAGTTGTTCAACCAGCCGTGTGCCGAACTGCCGCACGACGACGATCTTCCGATCAGTCGCGTCATGTACGAAATGTGGCAATGGCGCACCGACCTGCAGAACGTGTTCAACCTGCATCACCGCGAAGGCCGCGAAGGTTTCGTCCGCTGGTATCTCGCGGCCGCAGCGGCAGAGACGGGCATCGCGCCGCGTTATGTCGAACCGGTACGGCGCGCCTTCGTTGATGCCGAGAACCGGAAACGCCAGGCCGCGCGAGCCGAAGCTCACAAGGAGCAGGCATCGGGGGAGCCGGCGCCGCCGGCAGAGCCTGCGCTGCCGGAAGGACTGCGTTATCGCGCGGGCCAGGTGGTGCTGCGGCTGCTGAATTGGGGCAATCGCAAGGCGCGCCTGCGAAGCTGGTACGTGCGCCTGCCGTTCGGCTGGCGCATGGCCTTGCGTCGCCAGGCTTACGCATATTGCGGCGTGGCGGCGCCGCCGATGCTGCCGCAACAGGCACCGCGGGTGCGGCGCGAACGCGCGCGCGTGTCTGCACGCACGACGCATGGCGTCAACCTGGTCGGCTACGCACTGGGCGAATTCGGCATCGCGGAGAACGTGCGTTCCTACGCGCGCGCCCTCGAACAGGCAGGTTATCCCTTCGTGATCCGCAATTTCGACGTGGGCGTGGCCTCGCGCCAGGAAGACCATTCGATGGAGCGCCACTTCGTCGACGCCATGCGCCATGACACCAGCGTCTTCTTCATCAATGCCGACCAGATGCAGGTCGCGCGCGATGCATTGGGCGGCGCGGCGTTCGCGGGACGGCACAACATCGGCTACTGGGTGTGGGAGCTGGAGAAGTTCCCCGACGCATGGCACGACGCGTTCGACCTGGTGGACGAGGTGTGGGCGCCGACCGACTACGTGCGTCGCGCGATCGCCGCATGCACCAGCAAGCCCGTGCTGCGGATGCCCAAGGCGATCGAGTTCGATCCGCCCGCAGGCATGGACCGCGCGCATTTCGGCCTGGACGCCGGCGCTTTCACCTTTCTCTACAGCTACGACTTCAACAGCTTTGCTTCGCGCAAGAATCCGGAAGCGGCGATTGCCGCGTTCCGGCAGGCTTTCGCGGATGGCACGCCTGACGTGCGCCTGCTGGTGAAGTCCACCAACGGCGCGCGCTTTCCGGAGCGGCTGCGGGCGCTAGCCGCGAGCATTGCCGATGATCCGCGCATCGAAGTGCGCGACGGCTTCATCGCGCGCGAAGAAATGTTCGGGCTGCAGAACGCCGTGGATTGCTATGTGTCGCTGCATCGCGCCGAGGGCTTCGGCCTCGGCATGGCCGAATGCATGTACCTCGGCAAGCCGGTCATCGCCACCGGCTATTCCGGCAACCTCGATTTCATGAACCGCGACAACAGCCTGCTCGTGGACTACCGGATGGTGCCGTTGCGCGAAGGCGAGTACCCGTTCTGGCAAGGGCAGCAGTGGGCCGATCCCGATGTCGCGCACGCCGCGAAGCTGATGCGGCAGGTCCATGACGACCGCGAATTCGCCCATCGCATCGGCGCCACCGCGGCGGCCAGCCTGCGCCACAGCAACTCACGCACCGTCTGCGCCGGGGCAATGCTTCGACGCTTGCACCTGCTCGACCAGCAATCGACGGCAGCCTGA
- a CDS encoding Putative oxidoreductase — MNDALQSWGRYPRARQRVIRLRDRFAPLPALESHALPRGSGRSYGDVCLDDGGTLLDARGLDRFIAFDPATGVLRCEGGMLLGTILDFCVPRGWFLPVVPGTRFVTVGGAIANDVHGKNHHASGSFGCHVRAFELLRSDGHRFTCTDADNADWFAATLGGLGLTGLIIWAELQLRRVPGAWFDTETLRFDRLADFFELSAQSARDHEYTVAWVDCTARGAALGRGVFSRGNHAAPPAGADAPRPARLRMPFTPPFSLVNGASLRAFNTFHFHRAPKLVRRASRHYLPWLFPLDHIREWNRMYGPRGFLQYQCVLPPATAQDGVRELLERIAASGTGSFLAVLKQFGGMPSRGLLSFPRPGTTLALDFANQGQRTFELLDRLDDVVAGASGAVYPAKDARMSGERFRQYFPGWRQFEAFIDPAFSSGFWRRVSL; from the coding sequence GTGAACGACGCGCTGCAATCCTGGGGACGCTATCCGCGCGCCAGGCAGCGGGTGATCCGCCTGCGTGATCGTTTCGCACCGCTGCCCGCGCTGGAAAGCCACGCGTTGCCGCGCGGCAGCGGCCGCAGCTACGGCGACGTCTGCCTCGATGACGGGGGCACCCTGCTGGATGCACGCGGGCTGGACCGTTTCATCGCGTTCGATCCGGCAACCGGGGTGCTGCGCTGCGAGGGCGGCATGTTGCTGGGCACGATCCTGGACTTCTGCGTGCCACGTGGCTGGTTCCTGCCGGTCGTGCCCGGCACCCGCTTCGTCACCGTCGGCGGCGCGATCGCCAATGACGTGCATGGCAAGAACCACCATGCCTCGGGCAGCTTCGGTTGTCACGTCCGTGCCTTCGAGTTGCTGCGCAGCGATGGCCATCGATTCACCTGCACGGATGCCGACAACGCGGACTGGTTCGCCGCCACCCTCGGCGGGCTGGGCTTGACCGGACTCATCATCTGGGCGGAACTGCAACTGCGGCGCGTGCCGGGCGCCTGGTTCGATACCGAAACGCTGCGCTTCGACCGGCTCGCGGATTTTTTTGAATTGTCGGCGCAATCCGCTCGCGATCACGAGTACACGGTCGCCTGGGTGGACTGCACGGCCCGCGGCGCGGCGCTGGGGCGCGGCGTGTTTTCCCGCGGCAATCACGCGGCACCGCCGGCCGGCGCCGATGCACCGCGCCCAGCCCGGCTGCGCATGCCATTCACGCCGCCCTTTTCGCTGGTCAATGGCGCCAGCTTGCGCGCGTTCAATACATTCCACTTCCATCGCGCGCCGAAGCTCGTGCGCCGCGCGTCCAGGCATTACCTTCCGTGGCTGTTTCCGCTCGACCACATCCGCGAGTGGAACCGCATGTATGGCCCACGCGGGTTCCTCCAATACCAGTGCGTGTTGCCGCCCGCCACCGCGCAGGATGGCGTGCGTGAATTGCTGGAACGCATCGCCGCCAGCGGCACGGGTTCGTTCCTGGCGGTGCTCAAGCAATTCGGCGGAATGCCATCGCGCGGCCTGTTATCCTTTCCGCGGCCCGGAACCACGCTTGCGCTGGATTTCGCGAACCAGGGACAACGCACGTTCGAGCTGCTGGACCGGCTGGACGATGTCGTGGCCGGGGCCAGCGGCGCGGTGTATCCGGCCAAGGATGCGCGGATGTCGGGGGAACGCTTCCGCCAGTATTTTCCCGGGTGGCGGCAATTCGAAGCTTTCATCGATCCGGCGTTCTCGTCGGGGTTCTGGCGGCGAGTGAGCCTATGA
- a CDS encoding Oxidoreductase, short-chain dehydrogenase/reductase family yields MSEQHILVVGATSAIAEAALRLWAARGCTLYLLARDEARVDAIAADLRVRGASAVHSGPLDVTDFAAHEHAIGLAWTTLGRVDAALVAHGTLPDQARCEADGNYALHEFAVNGTATIALAGLIVRKLEEQGHGTLAVISSVAGDRGRASNYLYGSAKAAVSTYLSGLRQRLHGRGVGVVTIKPGFVDTPMTAAFTKGPLWASPEHVARGIVRAIDRRRAVVYLPWFWRGIMAVIRCVPESVFQRIKL; encoded by the coding sequence ATGAGCGAGCAACACATCCTGGTCGTCGGCGCGACTTCCGCCATCGCGGAAGCGGCCTTGCGCCTGTGGGCCGCGCGCGGCTGCACGCTGTACCTGCTGGCGCGCGACGAGGCGCGCGTCGATGCCATCGCCGCGGATTTGCGGGTGCGCGGCGCGAGCGCCGTCCACTCGGGACCGCTGGATGTCACCGATTTCGCGGCGCACGAACACGCGATCGGACTTGCATGGACCACGCTCGGACGCGTCGATGCAGCCCTGGTCGCACACGGCACGCTGCCCGACCAGGCGCGCTGCGAGGCGGACGGGAATTACGCACTGCACGAATTCGCCGTGAACGGAACGGCGACGATTGCACTCGCCGGACTGATCGTGCGCAAGCTGGAGGAGCAAGGCCACGGCACGCTGGCGGTAATCTCTTCGGTGGCCGGGGATCGCGGGCGCGCGAGCAACTACCTGTACGGTTCGGCCAAGGCCGCGGTGAGCACGTACCTTTCCGGATTGCGCCAGCGGTTGCACGGACGCGGCGTCGGCGTCGTGACGATCAAGCCGGGTTTCGTCGACACGCCGATGACCGCAGCCTTCACGAAAGGACCGTTGTGGGCGTCGCCGGAGCACGTTGCGCGCGGCATCGTCCGCGCCATCGACAGGCGTCGCGCCGTGGTCTACCTGCCGTGGTTCTGGCGCGGCATCATGGCCGTGATCCGCTGCGTGCCCGAATCCGTGTTCCAGCGCATCAAGCTGTGA